The following proteins come from a genomic window of Salvia hispanica cultivar TCC Black 2014 chromosome 4, UniMelb_Shisp_WGS_1.0, whole genome shotgun sequence:
- the LOC125221119 gene encoding protein MIZU-KUSSEI 1 — translation MPTPKHKASTPPRSPNPAQSPPRPLEPPSHKKNPSKSTKLLKRFKSVFRSFPVINPPCKMPGPTHTGRTHDGHMHGGRQMSGTLFGHRKSRVNLAIQEHPRCLPMLVLELSLPTGKLLQDMGLGLVRIALESEKSPSEKIKLVDEPIWSMYCNGKKVGYAVKREPTEDDLKVMQLLHAVSMGAGVLPVEGGATAAEGEMTYMRAHFERVVGSRDSETYYMMNPDGNSGPELSIFFVRV, via the coding sequence ATGCCAACACCAAAACACAAGGCCTCCACCCCGCCCCGGTCCCCAAACCCGGCCCAGTCCCCGCCCCGGCCCCTCGAGCCGCCCTCCCACAAGAAAAACCCCTCTAAATCCACCAAGCTCCTCAAACGGTTCAAGTCGGTCTTCCGGTCCTTCCCCGTGATCAACCCCCCGTGCAAGATGCCAGGGCCAACCCACACGGGGCGCACCCATGACGGCCACATGCACGGGGGGAGGCAGATGAGCGGGACCCTATTCGGGCACCGCAAGTCTCGGGTAAACCTGGCGATCCAGGAGCACCCGAGATGCCTCCCCATGCTGGTCCTGGAGCTGTCCCTCCCGACGGGGAAGCTGCTCCAGGACATGGGGCTCGGGCTCGTGCGGATCGCCCTCGAGAGCGAGAAGAGCCCCTCGGAGAAGATCAAGCTGGTGGACGAGCCCATATGGAGCATGTATTGCAATGGGAAGAAAGTGGGGTATGCGGTGAAGAGGGAGCCAACTGAGGATGACTTGAAGGTCATGCAATTGCTCCATGCGGTGTCGATGGGGGCGGGGGTGCTGCCGGTGGAGGGCGGCGcgacggcggcggagggggAGATGACGTACATGAGGGCCCACTTTGAGAGGGTGGTGGGGTCCAGGGACTCTGAGACCTACTATATGATGAATCCTGATGGGAATAGTGGGCCCGAGCTTAGTATCTTCTTTGTCAGAGTTTGA
- the LOC125220126 gene encoding probable LRR receptor-like serine/threonine-protein kinase At3g47570 has translation MTIPSWLFLIPVLISWSTSLALPSEQSTLVALKRHIFKGNTHHILAQNWSETASVCTWMGVTCASSPDRVTALNISTMGLTTTLPSMLGNLSSLVYLDLRNNNFYGDLPEDLSNLPRLRALNLYNNSFSGLIPLSLFNISSLQSLIIASNLLRGNIPQQIGNLSNLKEFYGGVNRFSGAIPSGIGGLRMLEYLYLGSNMLQGPIPEEISNLDHLQEIGLSNNTLSGPIPVGLFNISTLRIISMIMNNLSGSLPSTMGHNLPNLEYLSLYMNNLSGRIPDSISNSTKLIQITLQRNKLSGPIPHSLGSLKLLDCLHLFGNQLTNNAPDQELTFLTSLTNCPMLRDLVVSYNPLRGRLPSSIGNFSTSLLRLYISGCVLVGEIPDHIGNLTNLNNLDLTGNDLSGFVPTTIRGMLRLQGLSLSQNKLQGPLPDNLCDMPELSHLKLGKTLVSGPIPNCIGNATSLRVLHLYSNRLNSTLPRSIWSLKDLLELDLSSNSLTGNLSQQTEDLKVATYINLSRNAFTGTIPDAYGSMNNLMIFSLASNELQGSIPQSLGKMISLVSLDLSDNALSGEIPRALENLQFLTYFNVSFNKLSGEIPSGGPFSNFSYSLFASNEGLCSARDSPYVDRCKKKGKKSKRRIIVVVIVSSTVVAFLITSFSVLTWTTRRRRRRATEQPSSHNIKEMERFSYHELKQATNDFSNEKLLGSGGFASVYLANFDNGNHFAVKVFNLGREYASRSFERECYMLSKLRHRNLTKVISACSNHDFKALLLEYMQNGSLEDWLYGDGFFLDVVQRIEVMIDVALALEYLHHGYVKPVIHCDLKPSNVLLDKDMVGHITDFGITKLLGEENSVVRTQTLATLGYMAPEYGNEGVVSSACDVYSYGILLMETFTRKKPTNDVFGGELSLRSWIDALLPDSVNQVVDSTLLREEDEHFTEKMWCVSSILALAMTCTVQSPKDRMNMKNVLAALEKIKLHITSTPDVSI, from the exons atgacaataccTTCATGGCTTTTCCTTATACCTGTACTCATATCTTGGTCGACCTCCCTTGCCCTCCCCTCCGAGCAATCAACTCTCGTGGCCCTAAAGCGTCACATATTTAAAGGAAACACTCATCACATATTAGCCCAAAATTGGTCGGAGACGGCCTCCGTTTGCACGTGGATGGGAGTCACTTGTGCCTCATCCCCGGACAGAGTCACTGCACTCAACATCTCCACCATGGGACTGACGACAACTCTCCCTTCTATGCTCGGCAATCTCTCTTCTCTCGTTTATCTCGATTTGCGCAACAACAACTTCTATGGCGATTTGCCTGAGGATTTGTCGAATCTGCCTAGATTGAGGGCCCTCAACTTGTATAACAACAGTTTTAGTGGACTCATTCCTCTCTCCTTGTTCAACATCTCCAGCCTCCAGAGTTTGATCATAGCATCTAATTTGCTAAGAGGGAATATTCCTCAACAAATTGGCAATCTTAGTAATCTCAAGGAGTTTTATGGAGGAGTCAACAGGTTTAGTGGAGCTATACCAAGTGGGATTGGAGGGTTAAGGATGCTTGAATATCTCTATCTTGGGAGCAACATGCTTCAAG GTCCAATCCCTGAAGAAATAAGCAATCTTGATCATCTACAAGAGATTGGATTAAGCAACAACACTTTGAGTGGTCCTATACCAGTTGGATTGTTCAACATTTCCACACTGAGAATAATCTCAATGATCATGAACAATCTCTCTGGATCTCTCCCATCCACCATGGGCCACAACTTGCCCAATCTTGAATATCTGTCTCTCTACATGAACAACCTCAGTGGTAGAATACCAGACTCCATCTCCAACTCAACCAAACTCATACAAATAACCCTTCAACGAAACAAGCTCTCCGGCCCCATTCCACACTCCTTGGGAAGCCTCAAGCTCCTAGATTGTCTCCACTTATTTGGCAACCAACTAACAAACAATGCACCTGATCAAGAACTCACCTTCCTAACTTCCTTAACAAATTGTCCCATGCTTAGAGACCTAGTCGTGTCATACAATCCTCTTCGCGGTCGCCTTCCTTCTTCTATAGGAAATTTCTCCACTTCCTTGCTTAGGCTTTACATATCGGGTTGTGTGCTCGTTGGGGAAATCCCGGATCATATAGGAAACCTTACCAATTTAAACAATTTAGACCTAACAGGTAATGACTTGTCTGGATTTGTTCCAACCACGATCCGAGGTATGCTACGTCTGCAAGGCTTGTCACTTAGCCAGAACAAGCTACAAGGACCGTTGCCAGATAATCTATGTGATATGCCAGAGTTGAGCCATTTGAAATTAGGGAAAACCCTAGTTTCAGGTCCTATCCCAAACTGCATAGGAAATGCCACTTCTCTTAGAGTGCTTCATTTGTATTCGAATAGATTGAACTCGACTCTGCCACGGAGCATTTGGAGCCTCAAAGACCTCCTGGAGCTTGACCTATCTTCGAATTCTCTGACTGGCAACCTGTCTCAACAAACTGAAGATCTGAAGGTTGCAACTTACATAAACCTCTCCAGAAACGCGTTCACTGGCACCATCCCTGACGCGTATGGCAGCATGAACAACTTGATGATCTTTTCTCTTGCGAGCAACGAGCTCCAAGGATCCATACCACAATCCCTTGGCAAAATGATAAGCCTGGTTTCGTTAGACTTATCGGACAATGCTCTCTCGGGGGAGATACCTAGAGCATTAGAAAACCTCCAATTCCTAACCTATTTCAATGTGTCTTTCAACAAACTAAGTGGTGAGATCCCTAGTGGAGGGCCTTTCAGTAATTTCAGCTACTCCCTCTTCGCATCCAACGAAGGCTTATGCAGTGCTCGTGACTCGCCATACGTGGATAGATGTAAGAAGAAGGGGAAGAAGAGCAAAAGAAGAATCATAGTTGTTGTGATTGTATCTTCCACTGTGGTGGCATTTCTCATCACATCCTTCTCAGTCCTAACATGGACAACGAGGAGGCGTAGAAGACGAGCAACGGAACAACCTAGCTCACACAACATCAAAGAGATGGAGAGGTTTTCATACCACGAGCTCAAACAAGCTACCAACGACTTCAGCAACGAAAAGCTACTTGGAAGTGGGGGCTTCGCCTCGGTCTACCTGGCGAATTTTGACAACGGGAACCACTTCGCAGTCAAAGTGTTTAATCTCGGGCGAGAATACGCTTCTAGAAGCTTCGAAAGGGAGTGCTACATGCTGAGCAAGTTGAGGCATCGGAATCTGACGAAAGTGATCAGTGCTTGCTCGAATCATGATTTCAAAGCTTTGCTTCTTGAGTATATGCAGAACGGGAGTCTAGAGGATTGGTTGTATGGCGATGGATTCTTCTTGGATGTTGTGCAGAGGATCGAGGTGATGATCGACGTTGCGTTGGCTTTGGAGTATCTGCACCATGGCTATGTGAAGCCTGTGATTCATTGTGATTTGAAGCCGAGCAATGTATTGTTGGATAAGGATATGGTGGGGCATATCACTGATTTTGGGATTACTAAGTTGTTGGGAGAGGAAAACAGTGTTGTGCGCACACAAACTTTGGCTACTCTGGGTTATATGGCACCAG aATATGGGAACGAAGGAGTGGTGTCTAGTGCATGTGATGTATATAGCTATGGTATTCTATTAATGGAAACATTCACAAGAAAGAAGCCGACAAACGACGTGTTTGGGGGAGAATTAAGCTTGAGGAGTTGGATAGATGCTCTGCTTCCTGATTCAGTTAATCAGGTTGTGGATTCAACCTTATTGAGAGAGGAAGATGAGCATTTTACTGAAAAAATGTGGTGCGTTTCGTCGATTTTGGCCTTGGCCATGACTTGCACAGTTCAATCTCCGAAGGATAGGATGAATATGAAGAATGTGTTGGCAGCTTTGGAAAAGATCAAGCTTCATATCACCTCAACGCCGGATGTTAGCATATAA
- the LOC125221120 gene encoding 2-oxoglutarate dehydrogenase, mitochondrial-like, whose protein sequence is MVNPRTDATLVRLDGLLKAIADMELPSQKTAIQIEALNSGFHVVVASFSCFTTDDLSEKAKKNICSLLFYLIQGWSFSFRALKFLGNCSRACENSTIYYCFLPISSSLSEFGVLGFELGYSMENPNSLVLWEAQFGDFANGAQVIFDQFISSGEAKWLRQTGLVVLLPHGYDGQGPEHSSARLERLLQMSDEHPYVIPEMDPTLRKQIQECNWQVVNVTTPANYFHVLRRQIHREFRKPLIVMSPKNLLRHKECKSNLSEFDDVQGHPGFDKQGTRFKRLIKDQNDHSDLEEGIRRLVLCSGKIYYELDEERKKVNGKDVAICRVEQLCPFPYDLIQRELKRYPNAEVVWCQEEPMNMGAYSHILPRLGTAMKALNRGTADDVKYAGRGPSAATATGFYQVHVKEQTELVQKALQPHPIS, encoded by the exons ATGGTCAATCCTCGCACAGATGCCACACTCGTGCGTCTGGATGGATTGTTGAAGGCTATTGCGGATATGGAGTTACCATCCCAAAAGACGGCAATTCAGATCGAGGCTTTGAATTCAGGATTTCACGTTGTAGTTGCGAGCTTCTCATGTTTCACCACAGATGACCTTTCTGAA AAAgccaaaaaaaacatatgttctttacttttttatttgatacaaGGTTGGTCCTTTTCCtttagggctctaaaattctTAGGTAATTGTTCACGAGCATGTGAAAATTCTACTATTTACTATTGTTTCTTGCCCATTTCCAGCTCTCTTTCGGAGTTTGGAGTTTTAGGCTTCGAACTAGGTTATTCCATGGAAAATCCCAATTCGTTGGTACTCTGGGAAGCCCAATTTGGTGACTTTGCCAACGGGGCTCAGGTGATATTTGACCAATTTATTAGCAGTGGGGAGGCAAAATGGTTGCGTCAAACTGGATTAGTTGTCCTACTGCCTCATGGATATGATGGTCAAGGTCCTGAACACTCAAGTGCTCGTTTGGAGCGTTTACTTCAG ATGAGTGATGAACATCCCTATGTTATCCCCGAGATGGACCCTACCCTTAGGAAACAGATTCAGGAATGCAATTGGCAGGTGGTTAATGTTACTACTCCTGCAAATTATTTCCACGTTTTGCGTCGCCAG ATTCATAGGGAATTCCGTAAACCCCTCATTGTGATGTCCCCAAAGAATTTACTTCGTCACAAGGAatgtaaatcaaatttatcagAGTTTGATGATGTTCAAGGACACCCAGGTTTTGACAAGCAAGGAACAAGATTTAAACGTCTCATAAAGGACCAAAATGACCACTCAGATCTTGAAGAGGGTATTAGACGTTTGGTTCTTTGCTCTGGCAAG ATTTATTATGAGCTTGatgaagagaggaaaaaagtgAATGGCAAAGATGTCGCAATTTGTAGGGTTGAGCAGCTTTGCCCCTTCCCATATGATCTTATCCAACGTGAGCTGAAAAGATACCCAA ATGCAGAAGTCGTGTGGTGCCAGGAAGAGCCCATGAACATGGGAGCATACAGCCACATCTTGCCACGGCTTGGAACTGCGATGAAAGCTCTCAATAGAGGTACCGCGGATGACGTCAAGTACGCTGGCCGAGGTCCGTCTGCTGCTACTGCAACCGGCTTTTACCAAGTTCACGTCAAGGAGCAGACCGAACTTGTCCAGAAAGCCTTGCAGCCTCATCCAATTTCTTAG
- the LOC125219728 gene encoding mediator of RNA polymerase II transcription subunit 10b-like: MDSSPATTAGGGGNNIMVSQSTAASPMDSSATAAPAATSVDDPKQNLPQVINSIQKTLALLHQLYLTVSSYNVASQLPLLQRMNNLVLELDNMTRLAEKCNIQVPMEVLNLIDDGKNPDEFTRDMLNGCIAKNQITKGKTDAFKGLRRHLLEELEQVFPDEVETYREIRAASAAEAKRLAQTQNILPNGDTKS, translated from the exons ATGGATTCATCACCGGCAACCACCGCAGGCGGCGGCGGAAACAACATTATGGTCTCGCAATCAACCGCTGCGTCGCCTATGGATTCTTCAGCCACCGCCGCCCCCGCCGCAACCTCAGTTGACGATCCTAAACAGAATTTGCCTCAAGTTATAAATTCAATCCAGAAAACTCTCGCCCTCCTCCATCAGCTCTACCTCACCGTCTCCTCCTACAATGTTGCTTCCCAACTCCCTCTCCTCCAGCGCAt GAATAATCTAGTGTTAGAATTGGATAATATGACGAGATTAGCAGAAAAGTGTAACATTCAGGTGCCCATGGAGGTTCTAAA TTTGATAGATGATGGGAAGAATCCTGATGAGTTCACTCGTGATATGTTGAATGGATGCATTGCCAAGAACCAGATTACTAAAGGGAAAACAGATGCCTTCAAG GGCCTGCGAAGACATCTCCTTGAAGAACTGGAGCAGGTATTTCCTGATGAAGTTGAAACTTATAGGGAGATACGAGCAGCATCTGCAGCC GAGGCCAAACGATTGGCTCAAACCCAAAATATTCTTCCGAATGGAGATACCAAAAGTTAA
- the LOC125185275 gene encoding cytochrome P450 4A25-like has product MASCLEREINAFLWLSLIGVTSFLLGKLVKIFQLWCKARLIPGPPCPSFYGHACLFSTSNLPDVLDKMHKKYGGVVKLWLAPTQLLVSVEEMDLIKEVLLKAEDKLPLTGRAFRLAFGRSSLFISSFHKVEHQRKSLELKLGGALLERATSIPKQILVRAIENAQSARHDGAVDSETISLHLAYTILGATLFGDTFLDWPKATLFKDLLLTIAKDACFWASYSVTPFWKRGFWMYQDSCAQLKCLTLELITECRQNRKSGFLWEFDALDHMEHEPCGEIISLMFHGSLTMASLIANILKRLVTHADVQDKIHSEIVIDQKTGRRLDEQNFDMSPNLLAVVYESARLHPAGPLLQRCSLQHDLKLKDGTVIPAGAIIVVPVQLVQMNSSNWGSDAAEFNPCRFLASTDVRCLVDLNNTLTGHTSSVAKVGKEVEAFLSFGSGTRACVGQKLAILGISSLFAALIERYELRPQLGSESNLKPKTNNCGLQLDSSLQIVFSKRGN; this is encoded by the exons ATGGCTTCTTGCCTTGAACGCGAGATCAATGCCTTCCTATGGCTGTCGCTAATCGGCGTAACCTCCTTTTTGCTTGGAAAACTAGTGAAGATTTTCCAGTTATGGTGCAAGGCCCGCCTCATACCTGGCCCGCCTTGCCCTTCCTTCTACGGCCACGCCTGCCTCTTCTCCACCTCCAATCTCCCCG ATGTTCTTGATAAGATGCATAAGAAATATGGTGGCGTTGTGAAACTTTGGCTAGCTCCTACGCAACTATTGGTCTCGGTAGAGGAAATGGATCTTATAAAAGAGGTACTTTTGAAGGCTGAGGATAAGCTGCCTTTGACAGGGAGGGCCTTTCGTCTTGCATTTGGAAGATCTAGCCTTTTTATCTCATCGTTTCACAAG GTTGAACATCAGCGGAAGTCGTTAGAACTGAAACTTGGAGGTGCGTTGCTTGAGAGAGCTACTTCAATTCCTAAACAGATATTGGTTCGTGCTATAGAAAATGCTCAAAGCGCAAGGCACGATGGAGCTGTGGACTCTGAAACAATTTCTCTTCATCTAGCTTATACCATCCTCGGAGCTACACTATTTGGAGATACGTTTTTGGATTGGCCCAAGGCAACTCTCTTTAAGGATCTGCTACTGACGATAGCTAAAGATGCATGCTTTTGGGCATCTTATAGCGTCACGCCTTTCTGGAAAAGGGGTTTTTGGATGTATCAGGATTCTTGTGCTCAGTTGAAGTGCTTAACGCTGGAGCTTATAACAGAGTGCAGGCAAAACCGCAAGTCAGGATTCTTATGGGAGTTTGATGCCCTCGATCACATGGAACATGAGCCgtgtggagaaataataagcCTGATGTTCCATGGGTCTCTCACTATGGCTTCTCTTATTGCTAATATCTTGAAAAGACTTGTGACACATGCAGACGTACAGGATAAG ATCCACTCGGAGATAGTTATTGACCAAAAAACTGGGAGAAGGCTAGACGAACAGAATTTTGATATGTCACCTAATCTCTTGGCAGTTGTATATGAATCAGCCCGTTTACATCCAGCCGGACCTCTGTTGCAAAGATGCTCTCTCCAACACG atttgaaacTCAAAGATGGTACAGTGATACCTGCTGGTGCTATTATTGTTGTACCTGTTCAGCTGGTTCAAATGAATAGTTCAAACTGGGGGAGCGATGCGGCGGAATTCAATCCATGCCGATTTCTAGCAAGTACGGATGTCAGATGTCTCGTTGACCTAAACAATACTTTGACAG GACATACTTCCTCCGTTGCAAAAGTGGGAAAGGAAGTCGAAGCATTTCTATCGTTCGGGTCTGGTACTCGTGCATGTGTTGGACAAAAGCTAGCCATCCTTGGGATTTCATCATTGTTTGCTGCATTGATTGAACGTTACGAG TTAAGACCGCAGCTAGGATCCGAAAGCAATCTGAAACCAAAGACAAATAACTGCGGTCTCCAGCTCGATTCAAGTCTGCAGATAGTTTTCTCAAAAAGGGGCAACTGA